A portion of the Limibacter armeniacum genome contains these proteins:
- a CDS encoding DUF3299 domain-containing protein — translation MLKLVTILFLLLSSPALAQTSITWKTLMDVQFTDKYSQEVDAYYYYPHFGPKVKSLEGKHVCLKGYILAIDDKKGIYILSRNPYSACFFCGNGGPESIVELKLNPNHPRFTMDQVVTIKGRLRLNQDDVYQCNYILESAEVYREGG, via the coding sequence ATGCTTAAGCTTGTAACCATACTTTTTTTACTGCTCAGTTCTCCCGCACTTGCACAAACCAGCATTACTTGGAAGACACTTATGGATGTACAGTTTACCGACAAATACAGCCAAGAGGTTGATGCTTATTATTACTACCCTCATTTTGGTCCAAAGGTGAAATCATTGGAAGGTAAACATGTATGTCTTAAGGGATATATACTGGCTATTGACGACAAAAAGGGAATCTATATCCTGTCTCGAAACCCATATTCTGCTTGTTTTTTCTGTGGAAATGGTGGTCCGGAATCTATTGTTGAATTAAAGCTCAACCCCAATCACCCAAGGTTCACTATGGATCAGGTAGTCACGATTAAAGGTAGGTTAAGACTGAATCAGGATGACGTTTATCAATGCAATTATATACTGGAAAGTGCAGAG
- a CDS encoding MerC domain-containing protein, whose product MKNHQFIGSNMDFIGFSVSLLCAVHCIALPIFLSIVPLTGLQFLDHIWIEYSIILASFIIASYALIHGYYKHHQKPLAMTVVVVGFILIVTGHFLQDEWKEIMLTSSGGVVIAIAHLLNWKHIKQANTMFPECLDQDKSK is encoded by the coding sequence ATGAAGAATCATCAGTTTATAGGTTCCAACATGGATTTTATAGGGTTCAGTGTTTCGTTGCTTTGTGCTGTGCATTGTATCGCATTACCCATATTTCTAAGTATTGTCCCACTTACCGGACTCCAGTTTCTAGATCATATCTGGATCGAGTATTCGATTATTCTAGCCAGTTTTATTATTGCCTCTTATGCCCTTATACATGGTTACTACAAACACCACCAAAAACCATTGGCAATGACTGTTGTAGTGGTTGGTTTTATACTGATTGTGACTGGTCATTTTTTACAAGATGAATGGAAAGAAATCATGCTGACTTCAAGTGGAGGAGTTGTGATAGCTATTGCTCACCTATTGAACTGGAAACACATTAAACAAGCGAATACCATGTTTCCAGAGTGTTTAGATCAAGATAAATCAAAGTAA